From Candidatus Methanomethylophilaceae archaeon:
ACCTGGGGTTCGAGTGGGAGGTCGCCTCCATAGCCTCCAAGGCCTTCATGGGGAATTGCAAACTGGAATCAGTCACCGCCTCCGCCGACGTCGGGTACAGGTCCTTCTCCGGATGCTCCAGTCTCAGGTCCGTCGAGCTCGGGGGGGTCTCCTCAATCGGATCCTATGCGTTCAGCGGGTGCAAGGCCCTCGAAACAGTGCATAATGACGGCACCCTCGAATCCATAGGCACGAGCGCGTTCAGCGGGTGCGCCTCCCTCTCCGACATAGACCTCAGAACAGTCAAATCCGTGGGGAAGCACGCCTTCTACTGCTGCGGGTCCCTTACAAGAGCTGACC
This genomic window contains:
- a CDS encoding leucine-rich repeat domain-containing protein produces the protein LGFEWEVASIASKAFMGNCKLESVTASADVGYRSFSGCSSLRSVELGGVSSIGSYAFSGCKALETVHNDGTLESIGTSAFSGCASLSDIDLRTVKSVGKHAFYCCGSLTRADLSSAYSIGYGAFSGTDLQDIRFGALSYVDPKAFFRYAFYDGDGKIGATAEDLSLRHFTGEGKVLRLHSEQ